The proteins below come from a single Caulobacter segnis ATCC 21756 genomic window:
- the gapR gene encoding nucleoid-associated protein GapR, whose product MADDAIPHADVLNSTAQTQLKSIIERVERLEVEKTEIMEQMKEVYAEAKGNGFDVKILKKVVRLRKQDRAKRQEEDAILDLYLSAIGEI is encoded by the coding sequence ATGGCCGACGACGCCATTCCCCACGCCGACGTCCTGAACTCCACCGCCCAGACCCAGCTGAAGTCGATCATCGAGCGCGTCGAGCGCCTCGAGGTCGAAAAGACCGAGATCATGGAGCAGATGAAGGAAGTCTACGCCGAGGCCAAGGGCAACGGCTTCGACGTCAAGATCCTCAAGAAGGTCGTCCGCCTGCGCAAGCAGGACCGCGCCAAGCGCCAGGAAGAGGACGCGATCCTCGACCTCTATCTGTCGGCCATCGGCGAGATCTAA